The following coding sequences lie in one Methanopyrus sp. SNP6 genomic window:
- the ilvC gene encoding ketol-acid reductoisomerase translates to MAKIYGDEDASLEPLEDKTVAVIGYGSQGKAQAKNLRDSGIDIIIGVREGGPSWERAKKDGFEVLPISEAAEAGDVVHILIPDEVQPQVYREHIHDNMEKGNVLSFSHAYNIHYGLIEPPEYVDVILVAPKGPGHMVRKLYTEGFGTPALVAVHQDYTGEAMDLALAMAKAMGFTRAGVIKTTFREEVETDLFGEQVDLVGGVLYMILYAFETLVEAGYQPEVAYFETLHELKLIVDLIYEKGLSGMLDNVSNTAEYGGLTRGKRIIDKGEMRKVLEEIQSGEFAREWTLENESGRIVMKRLREKIENHEIEKVGERLRKMMGFED, encoded by the coding sequence GTGGCCAAGATCTACGGCGATGAGGACGCCTCTCTCGAACCCCTCGAGGACAAAACGGTTGCTGTGATCGGATACGGGTCGCAGGGTAAGGCCCAAGCGAAGAACCTCCGAGACTCCGGTATAGACATTATCATCGGCGTACGTGAGGGAGGACCGTCTTGGGAGCGAGCCAAGAAGGACGGTTTCGAAGTGCTACCGATCTCGGAAGCCGCCGAGGCAGGCGACGTGGTTCACATACTGATACCCGATGAGGTACAGCCGCAGGTTTACCGCGAGCACATCCATGACAACATGGAGAAGGGGAACGTGCTCAGCTTCAGCCACGCCTACAACATCCACTACGGTCTCATCGAGCCTCCGGAGTACGTCGATGTTATCCTGGTGGCCCCGAAAGGGCCGGGACATATGGTACGCAAGCTGTACACCGAGGGGTTCGGCACTCCGGCCCTAGTAGCAGTACATCAAGACTACACCGGTGAGGCGATGGACCTAGCCCTCGCAATGGCCAAGGCGATGGGGTTCACCCGCGCCGGCGTGATCAAGACGACGTTCCGGGAGGAGGTGGAGACCGACCTCTTCGGCGAGCAGGTAGATCTCGTCGGCGGAGTCCTGTACATGATCCTCTACGCGTTCGAGACCCTGGTCGAAGCGGGTTACCAACCCGAGGTCGCCTACTTCGAGACGTTACACGAGCTGAAGCTCATCGTCGACCTGATCTACGAGAAAGGCCTCAGTGGAATGCTCGATAACGTCTCCAACACCGCCGAATACGGCGGGCTCACCAGAGGTAAACGGATCATCGACAAGGGTGAGATGCGGAAGGTGCTGGAGGAAATCCAGAGTGGCGAATTCGCCCGCGAGTGGACGCTCGAAAACGAGTCCGGTCGTATCGTCATGAAGCGTCTCCGGGAGAAGATAGAGAACCACGAAATAGAGAAGGTAGGTGAGCGATTGAGGAAGATGATGGGGTTTGAGGACTAA
- a CDS encoding 50S ribosomal protein L14e codes for MPAPIEVGRICVKTAGREAGRYCVVVDIVDENFVIITGPKDVTGVKRRRCNIKHLEPTPEKVDIDRGASDEEVKEALDEAGLLDIMKEGIVSGS; via the coding sequence GTGCCGGCGCCGATCGAGGTGGGAAGGATCTGCGTGAAAACTGCGGGTAGAGAGGCGGGCAGGTACTGCGTCGTAGTGGACATCGTTGATGAGAATTTCGTGATTATCACAGGACCTAAGGACGTGACAGGTGTCAAGCGTCGCCGCTGTAACATCAAGCACCTGGAACCGACACCAGAGAAAGTCGACATCGACCGGGGCGCGTCCGACGAGGAGGTCAAGGAAGCGCTGGATGAAGCCGGCCTCCTGGACATCATGAAGGAAGGCATAGTGAGTGGATCGTGA
- a CDS encoding DEAD/DEAH box helicase → MIIAVFTEYKGGKLRFVLAEGDPEDGAEISIEGHLELSGSGEPVRGVLEGEPTPPARVLNELRKAGMKIALPDVAKVADRVMGEKTEVRELCRRCLASDRVTVLRDGYRFGEVEVCERCAREILEEELRFRVPGFSQTLLEKLERFLHELRDIDRVVEMVDPAFDPAEEEDKTRWEVVEAEDEEEHRLPLTELDIPEELRRVLERIGYQELTPVQTKCVERGLLEGQNLLVVSPTGSGKTLVAELAGLTEVLREGRKMVYLVPLVALANQKHREFTKKYGRPLGIGVRLQVGAARLKEFSGPERGPSPSNADIIVGTYEGFDFLLRTGTIDPDDIGVVVIDEIHTLADERGPRLDGLICRLKTLTDAQLLGLSATVGNPEELAEYLDAKPIVHNRRPVPLEYHLVINQDRRQKWDRIARLMESEWETEYSTGYRGQTIVFTYSRRNTHRLADFLSERTGLDVAPYHAGLPYDRRRSIERAFERGELAAVVTTAALGAGVDFPASQVIFESLAMGIEWLTPREFQQMAGRAGRPGYHDRGKVVLMVEPGRRYHRSQSETEDKVAFTLLESEPEPVEVEYDDEDEREQVLAHLVSGAVKSPGELERVCDESLGFAGDPMLRMKELREMGFVEGFEPTNKGRVAARYFTGPKTVHELSARAGSDPLRAVASVRPFERFQLSPSVKRAVERVTRMSIPSRLDDALSVIHSERKEVIERLPPKEKQRLVSLMKELDCGCNAFPHCEHVSQRASELALKVRLEGKSVYVIPRVLEDRYGITAYPTDIADWLEEVVRLLECASEIVGEPGMAAAAEALADPWSER, encoded by the coding sequence GTGATAATCGCAGTGTTCACGGAGTACAAGGGTGGAAAGCTTAGGTTCGTGTTAGCAGAGGGTGATCCGGAGGACGGTGCCGAGATATCGATCGAGGGTCACCTGGAGCTCTCCGGAAGCGGTGAACCCGTTCGGGGAGTTTTGGAAGGAGAACCAACGCCACCCGCCCGCGTGTTAAACGAGCTACGGAAAGCTGGTATGAAAATCGCCCTCCCCGACGTTGCGAAGGTGGCCGATCGAGTTATGGGGGAGAAAACTGAGGTTAGGGAACTCTGTCGGAGATGCCTCGCGTCCGATCGAGTGACCGTGTTGAGGGACGGGTACCGGTTCGGTGAAGTCGAGGTGTGCGAGCGCTGCGCCCGTGAAATTCTGGAAGAGGAGTTGAGGTTCCGAGTACCCGGCTTTTCCCAGACTCTCCTCGAAAAGCTCGAGAGATTCTTACATGAGCTCCGTGACATAGATCGTGTCGTGGAGATGGTGGACCCGGCGTTCGATCCCGCCGAGGAAGAGGATAAGACGCGATGGGAGGTGGTGGAGGCCGAAGACGAGGAGGAACACCGTCTCCCACTGACCGAGCTCGACATCCCGGAGGAGCTGCGTCGAGTTCTCGAAAGGATTGGGTATCAGGAGCTAACCCCGGTCCAGACGAAATGCGTTGAGCGAGGACTCCTCGAAGGTCAGAATCTGCTGGTAGTCTCTCCCACGGGTTCCGGTAAGACGCTGGTGGCGGAGCTCGCCGGACTCACCGAAGTCCTCCGAGAAGGTCGTAAGATGGTTTACCTGGTGCCGCTGGTGGCCCTGGCGAACCAGAAGCACCGGGAATTCACGAAAAAGTACGGACGACCACTAGGGATAGGAGTCAGGCTACAGGTCGGCGCGGCGAGATTGAAGGAGTTTTCCGGACCCGAACGTGGTCCGTCGCCATCTAACGCCGACATCATAGTCGGCACCTACGAGGGATTCGACTTCCTCCTCCGAACTGGGACCATAGACCCTGACGATATCGGCGTCGTAGTCATCGATGAGATACATACGCTGGCCGACGAGAGAGGTCCACGCCTTGACGGTCTCATATGCAGGCTTAAGACACTGACCGATGCGCAGTTGTTGGGCCTCTCGGCTACCGTGGGGAACCCAGAAGAACTCGCCGAGTACTTGGATGCTAAACCGATAGTTCACAACCGCCGCCCTGTACCCCTAGAGTACCACCTCGTGATCAATCAGGATCGTCGACAGAAGTGGGATAGAATCGCCAGACTCATGGAGTCGGAATGGGAGACCGAGTATTCCACGGGGTATAGGGGTCAGACTATCGTCTTCACGTATTCGCGCAGAAACACCCATCGATTGGCTGATTTCCTCAGCGAGAGAACGGGACTAGATGTCGCCCCTTATCACGCGGGACTTCCCTACGACCGACGCCGCTCCATCGAACGTGCTTTCGAACGCGGTGAACTAGCCGCAGTCGTGACCACGGCAGCCCTTGGGGCCGGCGTGGATTTCCCGGCTTCGCAGGTTATCTTTGAGAGCCTGGCTATGGGCATCGAATGGCTCACACCGCGCGAATTCCAGCAGATGGCTGGTCGTGCGGGCCGACCCGGATACCACGACCGTGGTAAGGTCGTTCTGATGGTCGAGCCGGGTCGCCGTTACCACCGTTCCCAAAGTGAGACCGAGGATAAGGTAGCCTTCACGCTCCTCGAGTCCGAACCGGAACCCGTAGAAGTCGAGTACGATGACGAGGACGAGAGAGAGCAAGTGCTCGCACACCTCGTCAGCGGAGCGGTGAAGTCTCCGGGCGAGCTCGAGCGCGTATGTGACGAATCACTGGGCTTCGCTGGGGATCCGATGCTTAGGATGAAAGAGCTTCGGGAGATGGGTTTCGTCGAAGGGTTCGAGCCTACAAATAAAGGTCGTGTCGCGGCTCGCTACTTCACGGGTCCCAAGACCGTCCACGAGCTGTCCGCCAGGGCGGGCTCGGATCCACTTAGGGCGGTCGCCTCGGTACGTCCGTTCGAGAGGTTCCAACTGTCACCGTCAGTCAAGCGTGCGGTGGAAAGGGTCACCCGCATGTCAATTCCATCGAGACTGGACGACGCTCTGAGCGTGATACACTCGGAACGGAAGGAGGTGATCGAAAGGCTTCCGCCGAAGGAGAAGCAGAGGTTGGTCTCGCTGATGAAGGAGTTGGATTGTGGATGTAATGCCTTCCCTCACTGCGAGCACGTCAGCCAGCGCGCGTCGGAGCTCGCGCTGAAGGTGCGACTCGAAGGGAAATCCGTGTACGTCATCCCCAGGGTCCTGGAGGACAGATACGGAATAACGGCGTACCCTACCGACATCGCGGACTGGTTGGAGGAGGTCGTGCGGCTCCTGGAATGTGCCAGTGAGATAGTGGGAGAGCCGGGGATGGCGGCGGCTGCTGAGGCACTGGCCGATCCGTGGTCAGAACGGTAG
- a CDS encoding coenzyme F420-0:L-glutamate ligase yields the protein MSDAQYRLIPVKSRYWKVGSGTVGNALEALRGIELKDGDVLLLSEKAVAVAEGELIDERGYEPGVLARFLVVLWMRIFWGRILGPLLGPLMDPPMRTETIENLRNYPLKDGSRHKQMILEEFGLLHALEPASEAGCDVGNVPGYYAAPVPKSADRVARELREELRRRRDVDVSVVVGDTDKTYEILGILFTTVARAHPDIVAGTGVIGFLVGRLLAKTVGPTPIAIAGNVSVREAIKLLDMAEDVRTKGAGRTVYDALEEVGDPESLDEEFLNGFDHVPIVIARPITP from the coding sequence ATGTCCGACGCCCAATACAGGTTGATCCCAGTTAAAAGCCGTTACTGGAAGGTGGGATCAGGAACCGTCGGGAACGCGTTGGAAGCGTTACGTGGGATCGAACTTAAGGACGGGGACGTCCTGCTATTGTCGGAGAAGGCTGTGGCCGTCGCCGAGGGTGAGCTCATTGACGAGCGCGGGTACGAACCGGGCGTACTGGCACGATTCTTGGTAGTACTCTGGATGAGGATATTTTGGGGTAGGATCCTAGGACCCTTGTTAGGCCCTCTCATGGATCCTCCGATGCGTACGGAAACGATCGAGAACTTGCGTAACTATCCGTTGAAGGACGGATCCCGGCACAAGCAAATGATCCTAGAGGAGTTCGGTCTGCTGCATGCTTTGGAACCTGCGTCCGAGGCGGGTTGTGATGTCGGGAACGTGCCTGGGTACTACGCGGCCCCGGTCCCCAAGTCCGCGGATCGAGTGGCGAGGGAACTCCGCGAGGAACTCCGCCGTCGTCGGGACGTCGACGTGTCAGTTGTCGTCGGCGATACGGACAAAACGTATGAAATTCTCGGAATACTGTTCACCACGGTGGCGAGGGCTCATCCAGACATCGTTGCGGGTACCGGGGTAATCGGTTTTCTAGTGGGTAGGTTACTGGCCAAGACTGTTGGCCCGACCCCCATCGCTATAGCAGGGAATGTTTCGGTGCGGGAGGCCATCAAGTTACTGGACATGGCCGAAGACGTGCGGACGAAGGGGGCGGGCAGGACGGTCTATGACGCTTTGGAAGAAGTGGGCGATCCCGAATCGCTGGATGAAGAGTTCCTGAACGGATTCGATCACGTCCCGATAGTGATAGCTCGGCCCATCACCCCGTAA
- a CDS encoding TATA-box-binding protein, with translation MAERREEGVPEPEVEIQNIVASVDLKGEVNLDECSVILHGEYEPEQFPGLVYRLEDIGTVVLIFRSGKMVCTGAKNREQIYKSVERVREDLEKKCGVKFHGEPEVEIQNIVASIDFHVPLDLDTIAEVLVGDEDVEGIEYEPEQFPGLVLRLKEPTVAMLLFYSGKAVCTGAKTEEEPEKAVKKIAEKIEKYGLKLTG, from the coding sequence GTGGCGGAAAGGCGTGAGGAGGGTGTACCAGAGCCAGAAGTGGAGATCCAGAACATCGTAGCATCCGTCGACCTCAAAGGAGAAGTGAACTTGGACGAGTGCTCCGTGATATTACATGGGGAGTACGAACCGGAACAGTTTCCGGGACTCGTGTACAGGCTCGAAGACATCGGTACCGTGGTATTGATCTTCAGATCCGGGAAAATGGTGTGCACTGGTGCTAAGAATAGGGAGCAGATTTACAAAAGCGTCGAGAGGGTTAGGGAAGACCTGGAGAAGAAGTGCGGGGTGAAGTTCCACGGAGAACCCGAAGTGGAGATCCAGAACATAGTAGCGTCGATCGATTTCCACGTACCACTGGACCTGGACACGATCGCGGAAGTCTTGGTGGGAGACGAGGACGTCGAAGGGATAGAGTACGAACCGGAGCAGTTCCCAGGGCTGGTGCTGAGACTGAAGGAACCCACGGTGGCGATGCTCCTGTTCTACTCCGGTAAGGCCGTATGTACGGGGGCTAAGACCGAAGAGGAACCTGAGAAGGCCGTGAAGAAGATCGCAGAGAAGATCGAGAAGTACGGGCTGAAACTTACGGGGTGA
- a CDS encoding anhydro-N-acetylmuramic acid kinase codes for MLGIQLGNTGTDYCVMNEDGDWEIVAREEGVFGKISCVFTLEESRRALRKEIAPRVIERVQRVDPDLVVVGTIVDELGLILGPMIHEKTGVPTLAVYGDPWGAPDGDAVGAPYCVAEEYPNCVHVDVGAMAVVTPIKDGRPDFEEAVVGVGTFPLDLAARELLGKEYDEGGRKAAEGKVDEDLRRELKSVDVDGKPVFGRVRGSLAPVPPEQERVLRSHIRDTEAPAEDVLRTLVEIVAETIVINAAQYGMNLLILSGGGVKNELLKRRVSELWEGDVSIFAGEELEVRGLCLLGFRYLEGEPVPALPCEGGSRTWRKGVRRVYQSQKWRSRTS; via the coding sequence GTGCTTGGGATTCAGCTTGGGAATACTGGGACAGATTACTGTGTTATGAATGAAGACGGGGATTGGGAGATCGTAGCGCGGGAGGAAGGGGTTTTCGGCAAGATCTCGTGCGTGTTCACGCTGGAGGAGAGCCGACGTGCACTGCGGAAGGAGATAGCCCCCAGAGTAATCGAGCGTGTGCAGCGCGTTGATCCAGACCTCGTGGTTGTGGGGACTATCGTCGATGAACTCGGACTGATCCTCGGACCCATGATCCACGAAAAGACGGGTGTACCGACGCTGGCAGTGTACGGGGACCCCTGGGGGGCACCCGACGGGGACGCGGTAGGTGCACCGTACTGCGTCGCGGAGGAGTATCCGAACTGCGTACATGTGGACGTAGGAGCAATGGCTGTAGTGACTCCGATCAAGGACGGAAGGCCCGACTTCGAGGAAGCCGTGGTCGGCGTCGGCACGTTCCCGCTCGACTTGGCCGCACGTGAGTTACTAGGGAAGGAATACGATGAAGGTGGCAGGAAAGCCGCTGAGGGAAAAGTCGACGAGGACCTTCGAAGGGAGTTGAAAAGTGTCGACGTCGACGGGAAACCCGTCTTCGGGCGTGTGAGAGGTAGCCTAGCCCCAGTTCCGCCGGAACAAGAACGAGTCCTGAGAAGCCACATTCGAGATACCGAAGCGCCAGCTGAAGACGTACTCCGTACCCTGGTAGAGATCGTGGCGGAGACTATCGTCATTAACGCGGCACAGTACGGCATGAACTTGCTGATTCTCTCCGGGGGTGGTGTTAAAAACGAACTCTTAAAGCGGAGGGTGTCGGAGCTTTGGGAGGGAGACGTCTCGATCTTCGCCGGTGAAGAGTTGGAAGTTCGAGGCTTATGCCTCCTAGGCTTCCGGTACCTGGAGGGAGAACCCGTTCCGGCATTACCGTGTGAGGGGGGGAGTCGGACGTGGCGGAAAGGCGTGAGGAGGGTGTACCAGAGCCAGAAGTGGAGATCCAGAACATCGTAG
- a CDS encoding 50S ribosomal protein L22: protein MPKTKHWHYSIPPEELDDERTAKAFIRELRISPKHAREICRAIRGMPLDRAKEFLRRVIRKEEAVPFRKHKKKVPHRRQIRPGWDAGRFPEKAAREILRVLEHAEANAEYKGLDTDRLYIKHIAAHKGRVIRGWIPRAFGRATPFNTPTTHIEVILEER from the coding sequence ATGCCGAAGACCAAGCACTGGCACTACTCAATCCCACCGGAAGAGCTTGACGATGAACGGACCGCGAAGGCCTTCATACGAGAGCTGAGGATCTCCCCGAAGCACGCACGTGAGATATGCCGGGCAATCCGCGGGATGCCCTTAGACAGGGCCAAAGAGTTCCTACGTCGAGTGATCAGGAAGGAGGAAGCTGTACCGTTCAGGAAACACAAGAAGAAGGTGCCGCACCGTCGGCAGATACGGCCCGGATGGGATGCCGGTCGATTCCCTGAGAAAGCAGCTCGTGAGATCCTACGCGTCCTAGAGCACGCGGAAGCTAACGCCGAGTACAAGGGGTTAGACACGGACCGCTTGTACATAAAGCACATAGCGGCGCACAAGGGTAGGGTGATCCGAGGTTGGATACCGCGCGCCTTCGGTCGCGCGACTCCGTTTAACACTCCGACGACTCACATCGAGGTGATCCTAGAGGAGCGGTGA